One Lacunisphaera limnophila DNA window includes the following coding sequences:
- the pyrH gene encoding UMP kinase, with product MCAKTAPSLKYKRVVLKLSGEVLRGKGSETIDAAILERMCEQVKEIHDLGVQVCVVIGGGNIFRGLQGAKRGVDRTTGDYMGMLATVINGLAIMDCLEKMGVKTRVQSAIPMNQIAEPFIMRRAMRHLEKGRVVIFVAGTGNPYFSTDTTAALRASELHADIIMKATKVDGIYDKDPKKHADAVKYDELTFIDALKQRLNVMDSTAFSLCLDNNVPILVFNLDDEHAIRKAVAGDKIGTLVHG from the coding sequence ATGTGCGCCAAAACCGCCCCTTCCCTCAAATACAAGCGCGTCGTCCTGAAACTCAGCGGCGAGGTCCTGCGCGGCAAGGGTTCCGAGACCATCGATGCCGCCATCCTTGAGCGGATGTGCGAACAGGTGAAGGAAATCCACGACCTCGGCGTGCAGGTCTGCGTCGTGATCGGCGGCGGCAACATCTTCCGCGGCCTCCAGGGCGCCAAGCGCGGCGTCGACCGCACCACCGGCGACTATATGGGCATGCTCGCCACCGTCATCAACGGCCTCGCGATCATGGACTGCCTCGAGAAGATGGGCGTGAAGACCCGCGTCCAGTCGGCCATCCCCATGAACCAGATCGCCGAGCCGTTCATCATGCGTCGCGCCATGCGCCACCTCGAGAAGGGCCGCGTCGTCATCTTCGTCGCCGGCACGGGCAACCCGTATTTCTCGACCGACACCACCGCCGCCCTCCGCGCCTCCGAGCTCCACGCCGACATCATCATGAAGGCCACCAAGGTCGACGGCATCTACGACAAGGACCCGAAGAAGCACGCCGACGCCGTCAAGTACGACGAGCTCACCTTCATCGACGCCCTCAAGCAGCGCCTCAACGTCATGGACTCCACGGCGTTCTCCCTCTGCCTGGACAACAACGTCCCCATCCTCGTCTTCAACCTCGACGACGAGCACGCCATCCGCAAGGCCGTCGCCGGCGACAAGATCGGCACGCTGGTCCACGGGTGA
- a CDS encoding GFA family protein: MSTPRILTGGCYCGAVGYEVADAFTYAQNCHCSDCRRVTGSAFKPFGGIARTALRVTRGEADILRHGGDQAHDLHCRHCGSLLFSVFPPRDWIHVVYGSLHDSPTLHPTAHIWVSDKAPWHTISDGLPQHAEFPP; this comes from the coding sequence ATGTCCACCCCGCGCATCCTGACCGGCGGCTGCTACTGCGGCGCAGTCGGCTACGAAGTGGCCGACGCCTTCACCTACGCCCAGAACTGCCACTGCTCGGATTGTCGGCGGGTGACCGGCTCGGCCTTCAAGCCCTTCGGCGGCATCGCCCGCACGGCGCTCCGCGTAACGCGCGGCGAGGCGGACATCCTGCGCCACGGCGGCGACCAGGCCCACGACCTCCACTGCCGCCACTGCGGCTCCCTGCTGTTCTCGGTCTTCCCGCCCCGCGACTGGATCCACGTGGTCTACGGCTCCCTCCACGACAGCCCCACCCTCCACCCCACCGCCCACATCTGGGTGAGCGACAAGGCGCCGTGGCATACCATCAGCGACGGGCTGCCGCAGCACGCGGAGTTTCCGCCCTGA
- a CDS encoding agenet domain-containing protein, translating into MQFLRGLGAFLGLVVMLAAADFKVGDPIEALSYGIWSKGKVIEVGDGKWKVTYDGYSASWDEWVGPDKIRAVGEVVAAAVPKPVGPAVPGQWRAGDRVEGLSYGAWYPATVLEVGGGKWKVHYDGYGSSSDEWLPAEKLRPIRTASWKVGDRVEALSYGKWYGAKIIEAESARWKVTYDGYGSSSDEWLNIDRLRAPGAKTVGGSDQAGQAVESYKLPVRPAGAQAGLEGAYLRVETYYFGSSLSLNNQGWFFTKDGRFSKSPAGGFDLAAFAQTADLRQTDGTYWIADGKITFAWADGSAPTVTDFKREKDDLFWGGLGSTRVEGFTKGWRFDGEYEGGASIGGGALMSSTTLTFARDGTFRRGSVSSFKAVSDHSVVSGGATDEADGSYEFNGHTLTLVTKGGETQAFTVFAFGDRDEAGRPDYIYRDGTMMRRQ; encoded by the coding sequence ATGCAATTCCTGCGCGGACTGGGGGCTTTTCTCGGGCTGGTGGTGATGCTGGCCGCGGCCGATTTCAAAGTGGGCGACCCGATCGAGGCCCTGTCCTACGGCATTTGGTCGAAGGGCAAGGTGATCGAGGTGGGTGACGGCAAGTGGAAGGTGACCTACGACGGCTACAGCGCCTCGTGGGACGAGTGGGTGGGGCCGGACAAGATCCGCGCGGTGGGCGAGGTGGTGGCGGCCGCGGTGCCGAAGCCGGTCGGGCCGGCGGTGCCGGGCCAATGGCGGGCGGGCGATCGCGTCGAAGGGTTGTCGTATGGCGCGTGGTACCCGGCCACCGTGCTCGAGGTGGGCGGCGGAAAATGGAAGGTGCACTATGATGGATATGGCAGCAGTTCCGACGAATGGCTGCCGGCGGAGAAGCTCCGCCCGATCCGCACGGCGTCGTGGAAGGTCGGGGACCGCGTGGAGGCCCTCTCCTATGGCAAGTGGTATGGGGCCAAGATCATCGAGGCCGAGTCGGCCCGTTGGAAGGTGACCTATGATGGGTACGGCAGCTCGTCGGACGAGTGGTTGAACATCGACCGCCTCCGCGCGCCCGGGGCGAAGACCGTGGGCGGCAGCGACCAAGCGGGCCAGGCGGTCGAGAGCTACAAGTTGCCGGTGCGGCCGGCGGGGGCGCAGGCGGGGCTCGAGGGCGCCTACCTGCGCGTGGAAACCTACTATTTCGGATCCAGCCTGAGCCTCAACAACCAGGGCTGGTTTTTCACCAAGGACGGGCGGTTCAGCAAGTCGCCCGCGGGCGGGTTTGATTTGGCGGCGTTCGCGCAGACCGCAGACCTGCGCCAGACGGACGGCACGTACTGGATTGCCGACGGCAAGATCACCTTCGCGTGGGCCGACGGCTCCGCGCCAACCGTCACCGATTTCAAGCGCGAGAAGGACGATCTCTTCTGGGGCGGGCTCGGCTCGACGCGCGTCGAGGGCTTCACGAAAGGCTGGCGGTTCGACGGCGAATACGAGGGCGGGGCCTCGATCGGCGGCGGGGCGCTGATGTCATCCACGACGCTGACCTTCGCACGGGACGGCACGTTCCGGCGCGGGTCGGTTTCGTCGTTCAAGGCGGTGAGCGACCACAGCGTGGTGTCAGGCGGTGCCACGGATGAGGCGGATGGCAGCTATGAATTCAACGGGCACACGCTCACACTGGTGACCAAGGGAGGGGAAACGCAGGCGTTCACGGTGTTTGCGTTCGGCGACAGGGATGAGGCGGGACGGCCGGACTATATTTACCGGGATGGGACGATGATGCGCCGGCAGTGA
- a CDS encoding glycoside hydrolase family 9 protein gives MRRRLLPLIALLLAATGLLRAEVYLRWNQAGYAAAQPKVLVALSTTDLAGQAWTVTRGGETVARGTFGARVTGAGDHTPFAFNHAADFSELRATGDYVFASPGLPEARFTVAPSPYERFLPLPLRHLRVMRSGSPDTLLRKFSHAGDARAPLFVPDGDPANGKWKPAVPARTVDVSGGWYDAGDQIKFTLNQAATSYHLLLAYRLKPALFGRVHSRSDLPDVLDEAKHGLEFLMRVHPDPDTFIIQVADADDHNQGMRLPEHDELDGRRPALAALSRVHMGAAAAALALGARTFRDLGRVEDATRYGTMAQTIYTRARAADTLATAFERDEVNDFYHDPDPTDQMALAALELHALTGDDTWRAQARAYAPPAATEVGWKDWNWLANAGLAPDDSAAKSRLLDETAGYVAHARERGAPWGIPSKYVWGSLARWVGIANASRETARRYGPSSERDALFWGVTDYVFGRNNWGVSFLLAEELPNTLRHLYSPVYKLLREFPTGALSEGPGERALHDSLSKWFQIPADDPFHRFNTPAGVFFDNDTDFMCQEATITAQADIVLLLTLASLPETAP, from the coding sequence ATGAGGCGACGCCTGTTACCCCTGATCGCGCTCCTGCTGGCGGCCACCGGTCTGCTGCGGGCGGAGGTGTACCTGCGCTGGAACCAGGCCGGATATGCCGCCGCGCAGCCCAAGGTGCTGGTGGCGTTGAGCACGACCGATCTGGCCGGCCAGGCCTGGACCGTGACCCGGGGCGGTGAGACCGTGGCGCGCGGGACCTTCGGGGCCCGGGTGACCGGGGCGGGGGATCATACGCCCTTTGCCTTCAACCATGCGGCGGATTTCAGCGAGTTGCGGGCGACCGGTGACTATGTATTCGCCTCCCCGGGCTTGCCGGAGGCGCGGTTCACGGTGGCGCCAAGCCCTTATGAGCGGTTCCTGCCGTTGCCGCTCCGGCATCTCCGCGTGATGCGCTCGGGATCCCCTGACACCCTGCTGCGGAAATTCTCGCATGCCGGCGACGCGCGCGCCCCGCTGTTCGTGCCTGACGGCGACCCGGCCAACGGCAAATGGAAACCCGCCGTGCCGGCCCGCACGGTGGACGTTAGCGGTGGCTGGTATGATGCCGGCGACCAGATCAAGTTCACGCTCAACCAGGCCGCCACGTCCTATCACCTGTTGCTCGCCTACCGGCTCAAGCCCGCCCTCTTCGGCCGCGTCCACAGCCGCAGCGATCTGCCGGATGTGCTCGACGAGGCGAAGCACGGGCTGGAGTTCCTGATGCGGGTGCATCCGGACCCTGACACCTTCATCATCCAGGTGGCCGACGCCGACGACCACAACCAGGGCATGCGCCTGCCTGAGCATGACGAACTCGATGGCCGGCGTCCCGCGCTGGCCGCCCTCTCGCGGGTGCACATGGGCGCCGCGGCCGCCGCGCTCGCGCTGGGGGCCCGGACCTTCCGCGACCTGGGCCGGGTGGAGGACGCGACCCGCTACGGCACGATGGCGCAGACGATCTACACCCGGGCCCGCGCCGCCGACACCCTCGCCACCGCCTTCGAGCGGGACGAGGTGAATGATTTTTATCACGACCCGGATCCGACCGACCAGATGGCCCTCGCCGCGCTGGAGCTGCACGCGCTCACCGGAGATGACACCTGGCGCGCCCAGGCCCGGGCTTACGCGCCGCCCGCCGCCACCGAGGTGGGCTGGAAGGATTGGAACTGGCTGGCCAACGCCGGGCTGGCGCCGGACGACTCCGCGGCGAAATCGCGTCTGCTGGATGAGACGGCGGGCTACGTGGCCCACGCCCGCGAGCGCGGCGCGCCCTGGGGCATTCCGAGCAAATACGTCTGGGGCAGCCTCGCCCGCTGGGTCGGCATCGCCAACGCCAGCCGCGAGACCGCGCGCCGGTACGGGCCTTCGTCGGAGCGCGATGCGCTGTTCTGGGGCGTCACGGATTATGTCTTCGGCCGCAACAACTGGGGCGTGTCGTTCCTCCTGGCCGAGGAACTGCCCAACACGCTGCGTCATCTCTACAGCCCGGTCTACAAGCTGCTGCGGGAGTTTCCCACCGGCGCGCTGTCCGAGGGGCCCGGGGAGCGCGCGCTGCACGACTCGCTGAGCAAGTGGTTCCAGATACCGGCGGATGATCCGTTCCACCGCTTCAATACGCCGGCGGGAGTCTTCTTCGACAACGACACCGATTTCATGTGCCAGGAAGCGACGATCACCGCGCAGGCGGACATCGTGCTGCTGCTCACGCTGGCCTCGCTGCCGGAGACCGCCCCATGA
- a CDS encoding ATP-dependent helicase, whose amino-acid sequence MDFELDKPNYGQPSVPPIDFRALLNDEQFAAVTAEPGPLLVLAGAGSGKTRTLTYRVAYLLSQGVRPGEILLLTFTNKAAKEMLHRVHDLTGIEPGRFWGGTFHSLGNRALRMYGEAIGLPKNFTILDADESETLLKQAVTALDATFFKEKTNPRPGPLFSVLSLARNTQLSLADTVARNFPQYAEIAHRFPAFAAAYTSKKRDDKVVDYDDLLELWLKLLTDAPDVAAYFNNRFRHVLVDEYQDTNTIQAQLVDKLAGHHRVMAVGDDAQCIYSWRGADFENIMSFPERHTGTVIHRIETNYRSTPEILAFANGVLNCQPKGRHFDKELRAARKHGTKPAVIQAMDDREQAAFVLKRISALVEEEGVSPNEIAILYRSHFLALEMQLALTRAGMPYTITSGVKFFERQHVRDLIAVINFVYNPANTSAWNRIAILLPKVGEKGASKIYSAALDHAKLMQQNFIDALATDDVLSKVPKDAKADWPNFCASLRQVYEAMNEDTPADAVSVAIEGWYGDYMKGEYADYTDRLEELKGLVGFAGQFTQMTDFLAQIMLLNGETSEREIQPDTECIKLTTIHQAKGLEYDVVFLIGAAEGQFPGYRTIESGDFEEERRLFYVAVTRAKNELYISYPRVASRPGPGGMMLSPSRFLQELPSDLYDELRIKRSYGW is encoded by the coding sequence ATGGATTTCGAGCTCGATAAACCCAATTACGGCCAACCCTCGGTCCCCCCCATCGACTTCCGGGCCCTCCTGAACGACGAGCAGTTCGCCGCCGTGACCGCTGAGCCCGGCCCGCTCCTCGTCCTCGCCGGCGCCGGCTCGGGCAAGACCCGCACCCTCACCTACCGCGTCGCCTACCTCCTTTCCCAGGGCGTGCGCCCCGGCGAGATCCTCCTGCTCACCTTCACCAACAAGGCCGCCAAGGAGATGCTCCACCGCGTCCACGACCTCACCGGCATCGAGCCCGGTCGCTTCTGGGGCGGCACCTTCCACTCCCTCGGCAACCGCGCCCTCCGCATGTACGGCGAGGCCATCGGCCTGCCGAAGAACTTCACCATCCTCGACGCCGACGAGTCCGAGACCCTCCTCAAGCAGGCCGTCACCGCCCTGGACGCGACGTTCTTCAAGGAGAAGACCAACCCCCGCCCCGGTCCGCTGTTCAGCGTCCTCTCCCTCGCCCGCAACACCCAGCTGTCCCTTGCCGACACGGTCGCGCGCAACTTCCCCCAGTACGCCGAGATCGCGCACCGCTTCCCCGCCTTCGCCGCCGCCTACACCTCGAAGAAGCGCGACGACAAGGTGGTGGACTACGACGACCTGCTCGAGCTCTGGCTCAAACTCCTCACCGACGCCCCCGACGTCGCCGCGTACTTCAACAACCGCTTCCGCCACGTCCTCGTCGACGAGTACCAGGACACCAACACGATCCAGGCCCAGCTCGTGGACAAGCTGGCCGGACACCACCGAGTGATGGCCGTGGGTGACGACGCGCAGTGCATCTACTCGTGGCGCGGGGCCGACTTCGAGAACATCATGTCGTTCCCCGAACGGCACACCGGCACGGTCATCCACCGCATCGAGACTAACTACCGCTCCACGCCCGAGATTCTGGCCTTCGCCAACGGCGTGCTCAACTGCCAGCCCAAGGGCCGCCACTTCGACAAGGAACTCCGCGCCGCCCGCAAGCACGGCACGAAGCCCGCCGTGATCCAGGCCATGGATGACCGCGAGCAGGCCGCCTTCGTGCTCAAGCGCATCTCCGCCCTCGTCGAGGAGGAAGGCGTGTCGCCCAACGAGATCGCGATCCTCTACCGCTCGCACTTCCTCGCCCTCGAGATGCAGCTCGCGCTCACCCGCGCCGGCATGCCCTACACCATCACCAGCGGCGTGAAGTTCTTCGAGCGCCAGCACGTGCGCGACCTGATCGCCGTCATCAACTTCGTCTACAACCCGGCGAACACCTCGGCGTGGAACCGCATCGCCATCCTCCTGCCCAAGGTCGGCGAGAAGGGTGCGAGCAAGATCTACAGCGCCGCCCTCGACCACGCGAAGCTGATGCAGCAGAACTTCATCGACGCCCTCGCCACCGACGACGTGCTCAGCAAGGTCCCGAAGGACGCCAAGGCCGACTGGCCCAACTTCTGCGCCTCGCTCCGCCAGGTCTATGAGGCGATGAACGAGGACACCCCGGCCGACGCCGTCTCCGTGGCCATCGAGGGCTGGTACGGCGACTACATGAAGGGCGAATACGCCGACTACACCGACCGCCTCGAGGAATTGAAAGGCCTCGTCGGCTTCGCCGGCCAGTTCACGCAGATGACGGACTTCCTCGCCCAGATCATGCTCCTCAACGGCGAGACCAGCGAGCGCGAGATTCAGCCCGACACCGAGTGCATCAAGCTCACGACGATCCACCAAGCCAAGGGCCTGGAGTACGACGTCGTCTTCCTGATCGGGGCCGCTGAAGGCCAGTTCCCCGGATACCGCACGATCGAAAGCGGCGACTTCGAGGAAGAGCGCCGCCTCTTCTACGTCGCCGTCACGAGAGCCAAGAACGAGCTCTACATCAGCTACCCAAGAGTCGCCTCCCGACCCGGCCCCGGAGGGATGATGCTCTCGCCGTCACGCTTCCTCCAAGAGCTCCCCAGCGACCTCTACGACGAGCTTCGCATCAAGCGCAGCTATGGTTGGTGA
- a CDS encoding DUF4139 domain-containing protein has translation MNVLRLLSVLAAGVLTASASGPALTIYNQNFAVVRERVPLDLKAGVNAVTFSDATVHLEPDSVVLRDPAGKVALRVLEQNYRADTISQGLLLSLYEGKELDFLNRDQNGKEYIVKGRVIRSGYTPNVFAMNRYGHEFMQRQQQLGNFGGGMGQPIIEVEGKLRFSLPGEPQFPALTDDSILKPQLAWALATDKPVKFDAELSYVTGGMSWEASYNLIAPEQGDTLDLTGWVTIDNQSGKQFDAAVIKLMAGDVSKLQPGQEVMNLGYVMRADKAMDADGGQVTEKAFDEFHLYSLPRPATLRNRETKQVEFLRATGVKAKTFYVYNGADIGPQFRGWNEQMIRQQPEYGTQSNPKVWVMREFKNSEENGLGIPLPKGRTRFYRQDDADGRLEFTGENTIDHTAKNELVRLYTGEAFDIVGERKRMDFQLSNRQDQMDEEFEIKVRNRKTTPVEVRVTERLYRWSNWTMVSQTHDFEKQDAQDIEFRVTVPADGEVVVRYRVRYDWR, from the coding sequence ATGAACGTCCTCCGTCTCCTTTCCGTCCTGGCCGCCGGTGTCCTCACCGCCTCGGCTTCCGGGCCTGCCCTCACGATCTACAACCAGAACTTTGCCGTCGTCCGCGAGCGCGTGCCGCTCGACCTGAAGGCGGGGGTCAACGCGGTGACCTTCTCCGATGCCACCGTCCACCTCGAGCCGGACTCGGTGGTCCTCCGCGACCCGGCGGGCAAGGTGGCGCTGCGGGTGCTGGAGCAGAACTACCGCGCCGACACGATTTCCCAGGGACTGTTGCTCTCCCTTTATGAGGGCAAGGAACTGGACTTCCTGAACCGCGACCAGAACGGCAAGGAGTACATCGTGAAGGGCCGGGTCATCCGCAGCGGGTACACGCCGAATGTCTTCGCGATGAACCGCTACGGCCATGAATTCATGCAGCGCCAGCAGCAGCTGGGCAATTTCGGCGGCGGCATGGGCCAGCCGATCATCGAGGTCGAAGGCAAGCTGCGTTTCTCCCTGCCCGGCGAACCGCAGTTCCCGGCGCTGACGGACGACTCCATTTTGAAACCGCAGCTGGCGTGGGCGCTGGCGACCGACAAGCCGGTGAAGTTTGACGCCGAGTTGAGCTACGTCACGGGCGGCATGAGCTGGGAGGCCTCCTACAACCTGATCGCGCCCGAGCAGGGTGACACGCTCGACCTGACCGGTTGGGTCACGATCGACAACCAGAGCGGCAAGCAGTTCGACGCGGCGGTCATCAAGCTCATGGCCGGCGACGTCAGCAAGCTGCAGCCCGGCCAGGAGGTGATGAATCTGGGTTACGTCATGCGCGCCGATAAGGCCATGGATGCGGACGGCGGGCAGGTCACCGAGAAGGCCTTCGACGAGTTTCACCTTTATTCGCTGCCCCGGCCGGCGACGCTGCGGAACCGCGAGACCAAGCAGGTGGAGTTCCTGCGCGCGACCGGCGTGAAGGCGAAGACCTTCTACGTCTACAACGGCGCGGACATCGGGCCGCAGTTCCGCGGCTGGAACGAGCAGATGATCCGCCAGCAGCCCGAGTACGGCACGCAGTCGAATCCCAAGGTCTGGGTGATGCGCGAGTTCAAGAACAGCGAGGAGAACGGCCTGGGGATCCCGTTGCCGAAGGGGCGCACGCGCTTCTACCGGCAGGACGACGCCGACGGCCGGCTCGAGTTCACCGGCGAGAACACGATCGACCACACGGCCAAGAACGAGCTGGTGCGGCTCTACACGGGTGAGGCCTTTGACATCGTCGGCGAGCGCAAGCGCATGGACTTCCAGCTGAGCAACCGGCAGGACCAGATGGACGAGGAATTTGAGATCAAGGTGCGTAACCGTAAGACGACGCCCGTCGAGGTGCGGGTGACCGAGCGCCTTTACCGCTGGTCCAACTGGACGATGGTGAGCCAGACGCACGACTTCGAGAAGCAGGACGCGCAGGATATCGAGTTCCGCGTGACGGTGCCCGCCGACGGCGAGGTCGTGGTGCGGTATCGGGTGCGGTATGATTGGCGGTGA
- the frr gene encoding ribosome recycling factor: MSNATLTDAQARMKKAVDHTLHEFSTIHTGKASPAMVESVMVEAYGSMMPLKGCAAITTPDPRMIQIQPWDKGVLRAIEKALQMANIGVNPVVDGTLIRLPFPELSRERRQEFVKTAQRLAEEGRVAVRHVRRDAMEATKKLKKDGKISEDDEKRLEKDVQAATDKAIKDIDGHLANKEKDLLTV, translated from the coding sequence ATGAGCAACGCCACCCTCACCGACGCCCAGGCCCGCATGAAGAAAGCCGTGGATCACACGCTCCACGAGTTCTCCACCATCCACACCGGCAAGGCCTCCCCGGCCATGGTCGAGTCCGTCATGGTCGAGGCCTACGGCTCCATGATGCCGCTCAAGGGCTGCGCCGCCATCACCACGCCCGATCCGCGCATGATCCAGATCCAGCCCTGGGACAAGGGCGTGCTCCGCGCCATCGAGAAGGCCCTCCAGATGGCCAACATCGGCGTGAACCCCGTCGTCGACGGCACCCTGATCCGCCTCCCCTTCCCCGAGCTCTCCCGCGAGCGTCGTCAGGAATTCGTCAAGACCGCCCAGCGCCTCGCCGAGGAAGGCCGCGTCGCTGTCCGCCACGTCCGCCGCGACGCGATGGAGGCCACCAAGAAACTCAAGAAGGACGGCAAGATCTCCGAGGACGACGAGAAGCGTCTCGAGAAGGACGTCCAGGCCGCGACCGACAAGGCGATCAAGGACATCGACGGCCACCTCGCCAACAAGGAGAAGGACCTCCTCACGGTCTGA
- a CDS encoding DUF7010 family protein, translating to MLTIDEAQTDMRHAYFGGATGLAASALVWLLAGSIALFRTPQAGVLALFFGGMLIHPLAVLGSKALGRPGAHARNNPLGPLALESTVILLLGMILAFGLSRYRVELFFPAMLIVIGGRYLTFHTLYGRRVYWLCGTALASLGLLAALQELPVAASTFGGAVIEAAIAAIVVVQIRRERKTPDQLR from the coding sequence ATGCTGACCATCGACGAAGCCCAAACGGATATGCGGCACGCCTATTTCGGCGGAGCGACCGGCTTGGCGGCCTCCGCCCTGGTGTGGCTGCTCGCCGGCTCTATCGCCTTGTTCCGTACGCCGCAGGCCGGGGTCCTCGCCTTGTTTTTCGGCGGCATGCTGATTCATCCCCTCGCGGTTCTAGGATCCAAGGCCCTCGGCCGACCCGGGGCGCACGCCCGGAACAATCCTCTCGGCCCGTTGGCTCTGGAGAGCACGGTGATATTGCTGCTCGGCATGATTCTGGCGTTCGGGTTGTCGCGTTATCGGGTGGAGCTGTTTTTCCCGGCGATGCTGATCGTCATCGGCGGACGCTATCTCACGTTTCACACGCTCTACGGGCGGCGGGTCTACTGGCTTTGCGGCACGGCTTTGGCCTCCTTGGGCCTGCTCGCCGCGCTGCAGGAACTTCCGGTGGCCGCGAGCACTTTCGGGGGAGCGGTGATCGAGGCTGCCATTGCGGCGATCGTCGTTGTCCAGATCCGCCGCGAGCGCAAAACGCCTGATCAGCTGCGCTAA
- a CDS encoding REP-associated tyrosine transposase yields MQEREHLIRLSKVWVSNPIYFLTTCTDRRRPILTAPAVSEALVESWRASAQIHGWATGRYVVMPDHVHFFAQRATGQKTLDIFMRDWKRWTSGLIQRPGHVSQPIWQREFFDHVLRSASSYDQKWHYVRENPVRAGLVTRADEWPFAGECEALRF; encoded by the coding sequence ATGCAGGAACGTGAGCATTTGATCCGCCTATCAAAGGTCTGGGTGAGTAACCCAATCTATTTCCTCACCACCTGCACAGACCGCAGGAGGCCGATCCTGACAGCGCCGGCCGTATCGGAGGCGCTCGTCGAATCATGGCGAGCCTCGGCCCAAATCCATGGGTGGGCCACCGGCCGCTATGTCGTGATGCCTGACCATGTTCATTTCTTTGCTCAGCGCGCCACTGGGCAAAAGACGCTCGATATCTTCATGAGGGACTGGAAGCGGTGGACCTCCGGACTTATCCAACGCCCAGGCCACGTTTCCCAACCCATCTGGCAACGCGAGTTCTTCGACCACGTGCTGCGCTCGGCCTCCAGTTACGATCAGAAGTGGCATTACGTTCGCGAGAACCCGGTACGGGCTGGGTTGGTTACCCGGGCTGACGAGTGGCCATTCGCAGGCGAGTGCGAAGCCCTGCGTTTCTAA